A genomic window from Silene latifolia isolate original U9 population chromosome Y, ASM4854445v1, whole genome shotgun sequence includes:
- the LOC141630189 gene encoding uncharacterized protein LOC141630189 — protein sequence MKSWKSICFPWTEGGFGIKELLSWNRALLLRWLWQIEHSDGLWARWHRAYALNGSNIWTVNSADRFSESFRSILTVRDFCLQKFGNPNAVQAFLQRCVKHGKFTLAIAYDGVRDSGTCYTWAKALIHPIIIPAHRVTASLAAEMKLATSDNIIRKGLILVNRCSLCKMDSETHAHLFFHCSYSKLLWEALLHWMSITRPAMDLQREIRWSQSRRHRRHWKHSWFMSSLTVAVNQLWHERNLRIFTGQERPVSILLQTIKYTVGIRMIARGHGSRLADIVEIIPS from the coding sequence ATGAAAAGTTGGAAATCTATTTGTTTTCCATGGACTGAGGGTGGCTTTGGTATTAAGGAGCTGCTCTCTTGGAATAGGGCATTGCTTCTCAGATGGCTTTGGCAAATTGAGCACTCTGATGGTCTTTGGGCACGTTGGCACAGAGCTTATGCACTGAATGGAAGCAATATTTGGACTGTGAACTCTGCTGATAGGTTCTCTGAAAGTTTCAGAAGTATCCTGACAGTTCGAGACTTTTGTCTTCAGAAATTTGGAAACCCCAATGCTGTACAAGCTTTCCTCCAACGTTGTGTGAAGCATGGAAAATTTACTCTAGCCATTGCTTATGATGGTGTTCGAGACTCTGGTACTTGTTATACCTGGGCCAAAGCTCTCATTCACCCCATTATTATCCCTGCCCACAGGGTTACAGCTTCCCTTGCTGCTGAAATGAAATTGGCTACCTCTGACAACATCATCAGGAAGGGACTGATCTTGGTCAACAGATGCTCTTTGTGTAAAATGGATTCTGAAACGCATGCCCATTTATTCTTCCACTGTTCTTATTCTAAGCTGCTGTGGGAAGCTTTGTTacattggatgtccattacaAGACCTGCCATGGATTTACAGAGGGAGATTCGATGGAGCCAAAGTCGAAGACATAGGAGACATTGGAAACACAGTTGGTTTATGTCAAGTCTTACTGTGGCAGTTAACCAACTTTGGCATGAAAGAAACCTGCGCATTTTCACAGGACAGGAACGGCCTGTTAGCATCCTACTCCAAACTATTAAGTATACGGTTGGCATTCGAATGATTGCTCGTGGTCATGGTAGTAGATTGGCTGATATAGTAGAGATTATTCCTAGTTGA